A genome region from Primulina eburnea isolate SZY01 chromosome 9, ASM2296580v1, whole genome shotgun sequence includes the following:
- the LOC140841605 gene encoding LOB domain-containing protein 10-like — protein sequence MSSSNSPCAACKCLRRKCTQECVFAPYFPPDNPQKFTNVHKVFGASNVAKLLNELNPSQREDAVNSLAYEADYRLRDPVYGCVGLISLLQHKLKQVQVDLDIAKKELASYIGPSAMSPILNHPGFTHQHLNYGPAYQVMPYNMQPMMGVPTAVPQGGNLIIREPQQHHQQQQQMLETQQLAAVAAAREQEMLRNYEQQQHNDLVMFNSGFGDTGVQVAATGFNQMPEPAAEVAMQPSLALGSYENDQYHHRIQQQAQDLPHSQQIHPQSHQPHQLQLQSNELLLQQQSAATAHQLLQQKQLQLAQPQASHSQPQKAKSDEGRSIGSSC from the coding sequence ATGTCTTCCTCAAACTCTCCGTGTGCCGCGTGCAAGTGTCTCCGCCGGAAATGCACGCAGGAATGTGTGTTCGCACCATATTTTCCACCGGACAACCCTCAGAAATTCACTAATGTTCATAAAGTTTTCGGCGCCAGTAATGTGGCGAAGCTTCTGAATGAACTCAACCCAAGCCAGCGTGAGGATGCGGTGAATTCATTAGCGTACGAGGCGGATTACCGCCTCCGAGACCCGGTTTATGGCTGTGTTGGCCTTATTTCGCTTCTGCAGCATAAGCTCAAGCAAGTTCAAGTTGATTTAGATATTGCAAAAAAGGAGTTGGCTTCATATATCGGACCTTCAGCTATGTCACCTATATTGAATCACCCGGGTTTTACGCATCAACATCTAAATTACGGGCCAGCTTATCAGGTGATGCCGTACAATATGCAACCGATGATGGGAGTCCCAACGGCGGTCCCACAAGGGGGGAATTTGATCATTAGGGAGCCGCAGCAGCACCATCAACAGCAACAACAAATGCTTGAGACGCAGCAGTTAGCGGCGGTGGCCGCTGCCAGGGAGCAAGAGATGCTGAGAAATTATGAACAGCAGCAGCACAATGATTTAGTGATGTTCAACAGTGGGTTTGGCGACACCGGAGTCCAGGTCGCTGCCACCGGATTCAATCAAATGCCTGAACCTGCAGCAGAAGTAGCTATGCAGCCTTCCTTAGCTTTGGGCTCTTATGAAAACGACCAATATCATCACCGTATTCAGCAACAAGCGCAAGATCTTCCGCATTCTCAACAAATCCATCCCCAATCTCATCAGCCGCACCAGCTTCAGCTTCAGTCAAACGAGCTCCTGCTTCAGCAACAGAGTGCTGCAACAGCTCACCAGCTGCTGCAGCAGAAACAGCTGCAATTAGCTCAACCGCAAGCCTCACACTCCCAGCCGCAGAAAGCGAAAAGCGATGAGGGCAGGAGCATTGGTTCTTCTTGTTGA